A stretch of the Acidilobus sp. 7A genome encodes the following:
- a CDS encoding APC family permease, whose protein sequence is MIIFDPGVTHIANRSLRRELSFLEILIAGIVGAVGTGVLFAPAQMAVEAGPSLVVAWVLGAIFYTFVSIPLIELALTWPEAGGPARYPLYTHGNTLNLLSSFMNLVWYIFIPPIEALATVEGLSYIFPSLIVPHTTTPTLQGAIVGTLLLLAFVPFNYFGVKAFGRTTAFAGVIKLLIYVVAALALAFAFFDFRNFTAVKGGFMPFGFSGVFLAIPLAMFAFGGIRVIPDFAEEVKDKSFLGKAILFTVLGQTLIYILFSVVFIGGLKWSSLGIAPGNWTAVSNLPGNPFVDLANAVRSSLALYLTLIVAILGPFVTGYIYLGSGVRVLFSMARSGYMPKKLNEISESYAIPYWALVVFAIVAAVLTFLTAPVPTIYAMLEDAVVGGYLAFATLPASMLAGHRKNLIPKEYRIPGSWVWAALAFVSASLISFWSGWPAVPYAVAIGLAGALIFGAAFKVKGGLVNSLWYLAYIGFIVLMTYIGSDGALSVIGFIPASIIVAVVSVAVFLPWGVLTASSS, encoded by the coding sequence ATGATAATATTCGATCCGGGGGTGACGCATATAGCAAACAGGTCCCTAAGGAGGGAGCTCTCCTTCCTTGAGATACTGATAGCTGGAATAGTGGGCGCCGTGGGGACAGGCGTGCTTTTTGCGCCAGCCCAGATGGCGGTTGAGGCGGGGCCCAGCCTAGTCGTAGCATGGGTTCTTGGCGCCATATTCTATACTTTCGTTTCAATACCTCTAATAGAGCTGGCCCTCACCTGGCCTGAGGCTGGAGGGCCGGCCAGGTACCCCCTCTACACGCACGGCAACACGTTAAACCTGTTATCGTCGTTTATGAATTTAGTTTGGTACATCTTTATACCTCCGATAGAGGCGTTAGCCACTGTTGAGGGCCTCTCATACATATTCCCGTCACTAATAGTTCCGCACACGACTACTCCAACCCTACAGGGCGCCATTGTGGGAACCCTGCTCCTGCTGGCCTTTGTGCCATTCAACTACTTCGGCGTGAAGGCTTTTGGCAGGACCACGGCCTTCGCTGGTGTTATAAAGCTACTCATTTATGTTGTCGCGGCCCTGGCCCTTGCTTTCGCGTTCTTCGACTTCAGGAACTTCACGGCTGTTAAGGGAGGCTTCATGCCTTTTGGGTTCAGCGGCGTCTTCCTCGCTATACCCCTCGCCATGTTTGCATTCGGAGGCATAAGGGTTATACCTGACTTCGCTGAGGAGGTAAAAGACAAGTCGTTCCTAGGGAAGGCCATACTGTTCACCGTTCTGGGCCAGACCCTTATCTACATACTGTTCAGCGTTGTCTTCATTGGTGGGTTAAAGTGGAGCTCACTTGGCATAGCGCCTGGTAACTGGACGGCAGTGAGCAACTTGCCTGGGAACCCCTTCGTTGACCTTGCGAACGCTGTCAGGTCCTCGCTAGCGCTCTACTTAACTTTAATAGTAGCCATACTGGGCCCCTTCGTCACAGGCTACATATACCTGGGCAGCGGGGTTAGGGTGCTGTTCTCTATGGCCAGGTCAGGCTATATGCCAAAGAAACTTAATGAAATAAGCGAGTCTTATGCCATCCCCTACTGGGCCCTCGTGGTGTTCGCCATAGTTGCCGCCGTGCTAACCTTCCTGACAGCTCCCGTGCCGACTATATATGCCATGCTTGAGGACGCTGTCGTGGGCGGCTACCTGGCGTTTGCAACACTTCCTGCATCAATGCTTGCAGGCCACAGGAAGAACCTTATACCTAAGGAGTACAGAATACCAGGCTCATGGGTATGGGCAGCGCTGGCGTTTGTCAGCGCTTCACTTATATCGTTCTGGAGCGGCTGGCCTGCGGTGCCCTACGCGGTAGCTATAGGGCTTGCCGGCGCCTTGATCTTCGGCGCTGCGTTCAAAGTTAAGGGAGGCCTTGTAAACTCCCTATGGTACCTGGCGTACATTGGGTTCATAGTCCTCATGACCTACATAGGCAGCGACGGCGCACTCTCAGTTATAGGCTTCATACCAGCAAGTATCATTGTAGCTGTAGTTTCTGTCGCGGTGTTCCTTCCGTGGGGAGTCCTCACTGCGAGCTCCTCGTGA
- a CDS encoding class II aldolase/adducin family protein, with translation MRFNEEAMEAVADVMRLLYQRGLVQVKGGNVSVLDKSSGLVYITPTGVPRHQLKADDIAVMSIDGSVIVGTPSSEFRMHLDIYRSIPSAVSVVHAHPPKVIALYELGSKLDLSMTTEARARVNCVSEVPYVKPGTQELATAVSDALKQCQAAALRGHGIVAYSSRDVYEALDIVEALSDLAEVQLYAGLIARK, from the coding sequence TTGAGGTTTAACGAGGAAGCCATGGAGGCCGTTGCGGACGTTATGAGGCTCCTTTATCAGAGGGGGCTAGTGCAGGTAAAAGGGGGCAACGTTAGTGTCTTAGATAAGTCATCAGGGCTCGTTTACATAACCCCTACAGGGGTTCCGAGGCATCAACTTAAGGCCGATGACATAGCGGTTATGTCTATCGACGGAAGCGTGATAGTTGGAACCCCGAGCAGCGAGTTCAGGATGCACTTAGATATTTACCGTTCTATACCATCAGCTGTGAGCGTCGTGCACGCTCACCCACCTAAGGTAATAGCGCTCTACGAGCTTGGATCAAAGCTAGACCTCTCCATGACTACAGAGGCCAGGGCTAGGGTTAATTGCGTCAGCGAGGTGCCGTACGTAAAGCCCGGCACCCAGGAGCTGGCGACCGCGGTGAGCGACGCACTTAAGCAGTGCCAGGCCGCCGCGCTCAGAGGCCACGGCATAGTTGCCTACTCATCGCGCGACGTGTATGAAGCGCTTGATATCGTGGAGGCCTTGAGCGACCTAGCAGAGGTTCAGCTGTACGCAGGTCTAATAGCCAGAAAGTGA
- a CDS encoding membrane dipeptidase has translation MKLFDLHEDIGYWHSRGFDFVSGQGPTSLEKLSSLGDVAVVAMIFPATGRGRYDLTLNVLLSQLKYFLSLEREGKVKIVRSAGDLDRPGVKLIIGLEGTDALSDAYDLLWLFNAGLRVIAPTWNYNTKFAASCTSKKDYGLTDQGEELVRLANELGVVIDVSHSSRQTTLDVASISKRPVIATHSNAMALKQHYRNLDDEEIEGIVRTGGVIGVTSIPGTLPSDDVKGIASVANYIGERFGWDHVALGTDFLGLDRYPQGFSDLANVSDLASLLGVHADGVLWGNALRVFRSALPH, from the coding sequence GTGAAGCTCTTTGACCTGCACGAGGACATAGGGTACTGGCACTCCAGGGGTTTTGACTTCGTCTCAGGGCAGGGGCCCACGAGCCTTGAGAAGCTCTCCTCGCTCGGCGACGTGGCCGTGGTGGCCATGATATTTCCGGCCACAGGCAGGGGCAGGTATGACTTAACGCTTAACGTGCTCCTCAGCCAGCTTAAGTACTTCCTCTCGCTTGAGCGCGAGGGCAAGGTTAAGATAGTCAGGAGCGCGGGCGACCTCGACAGGCCAGGGGTCAAGCTCATAATAGGCCTTGAGGGCACTGACGCCCTGAGCGATGCCTACGACCTCCTCTGGCTCTTCAACGCTGGCCTCAGGGTGATAGCGCCCACCTGGAACTACAACACTAAGTTCGCGGCGTCCTGCACATCAAAGAAGGACTACGGCCTCACGGACCAGGGCGAGGAGCTGGTCAGGCTTGCCAACGAGCTGGGCGTGGTCATAGACGTCTCGCACTCCTCAAGGCAGACGACCTTGGACGTGGCGTCCATAAGCAAGAGGCCTGTGATAGCGACCCACAGCAACGCAATGGCCTTAAAGCAGCACTACAGGAACCTTGACGACGAGGAGATAGAGGGCATAGTTAGGACCGGCGGGGTCATAGGGGTCACGAGCATACCTGGAACTCTCCCGTCAGACGACGTAAAGGGCATCGCGTCTGTGGCGAACTACATAGGCGAGAGGTTTGGCTGGGACCATGTGGCGCTCGGCACGGACTTCCTGGGACTTGACAGGTACCCGCAGGGCTTCTCAGACCTCGCAAACGTTAGCGACTTAGCATCCCTCCTGGGCGTCCACGCTGACGGGGTGCTCTGGGGCAACGCCCTGAGAGTCTTCAGGAGCGCGCTGCCTCACTGA
- a CDS encoding DUF424 family protein, whose translation MGSKLAYNMIRTNSGNILAVADAELLNKRFTGQGGAVLDVNEEFFGDKVGDEEDVVRFIEEADIIVLVGKRSVGLGNRLGLVSPGSELVIGGVPYVQVFKSFMQA comes from the coding sequence TTGGGGAGTAAGCTCGCGTATAACATGATAAGAACCAACTCAGGCAACATACTTGCAGTGGCAGACGCCGAGCTGTTAAACAAGAGGTTCACAGGCCAGGGCGGGGCAGTCTTAGATGTTAACGAGGAGTTCTTTGGGGACAAGGTAGGGGACGAGGAGGACGTGGTTAGGTTCATTGAAGAGGCAGACATAATAGTCCTTGTGGGCAAGAGGTCCGTTGGCTTGGGCAACAGGCTTGGCCTGGTGAGCCCTGGCTCCGAGCTTGTGATAGGCGGCGTACCTTACGTTCAGGTCTTCAAGTCATTCATGCAGGCCTAA
- a CDS encoding electron transfer flavoprotein subunit beta/FixA family protein, with product MGDIVVLLKPALNPEMIRGTQDGSVDFDYMPLKLSDIDRNAVEEAVMLRDQYFKGSKIYSISVVTWGPASKRDKDVKMAVQEGLAKGVDEAYIVEDDSIVPGDPVTTASAIVAVIRKFGLKPDLILAGEATIDGFSGQVAGRVAVKLGLPYVSFARKVELKGNSIVAERDVEDYVEVVEAPLPAVVSVTREINAPRPPTLVQIRMASRKPQHMVKLSDLEGVVTPKRRLAAARVLAVKRKQMIIEGKTPEETADKLLDALASEGVIKA from the coding sequence GTGGGCGACATAGTGGTCTTACTGAAGCCTGCCCTGAACCCAGAGATGATAAGGGGGACGCAGGACGGCAGCGTGGACTTTGACTATATGCCACTGAAGCTCTCTGACATAGACAGGAACGCAGTGGAGGAGGCCGTCATGTTGAGGGACCAGTACTTCAAGGGCTCGAAGATATACTCTATAAGCGTCGTCACGTGGGGACCAGCCTCCAAGAGGGACAAGGACGTGAAGATGGCTGTCCAGGAGGGCCTGGCCAAGGGCGTCGACGAGGCCTACATAGTGGAGGATGACTCAATAGTGCCGGGCGACCCAGTGACCACGGCGTCTGCTATAGTGGCCGTGATCAGGAAGTTCGGCCTAAAGCCGGACCTCATACTTGCAGGCGAGGCGACAATAGACGGCTTCTCGGGGCAGGTGGCTGGCAGGGTCGCTGTCAAGCTAGGCCTCCCCTACGTGAGCTTCGCCAGGAAGGTCGAGTTAAAGGGCAACTCCATTGTGGCTGAGAGAGACGTGGAGGACTATGTTGAGGTCGTTGAAGCCCCGTTGCCGGCGGTGGTGAGCGTCACGAGGGAGATAAACGCGCCCAGGCCGCCTACGCTAGTTCAGATAAGGATGGCCTCGAGGAAGCCACAGCACATGGTCAAGCTAAGCGACCTTGAGGGCGTCGTGACGCCTAAGAGGAGGCTGGCCGCAGCGAGGGTGCTCGCTGTCAAGAGGAAGCAGATGATAATAGAGGGCAAGACGCCTGAGGAGACCGCCGACAAGCTGCTGGACGCCCTGGCCTCAGAGGGCGTTATAAAGGCTTAG
- a CDS encoding electron transfer flavoprotein subunit alpha/FixB family protein, whose amino-acid sequence MPTSMVVGSSEDDIAEALTVARQLGDAVIVAYGNVNTGSLAEYGHKVYHVKADDPESVFLAVKQVYDEVKPSLVVAPTNKNLKDALSRLSGLYDLPMATEVFNVKVSGSSASYTRGFLSGRALEDDQVPLPAVLLIAARKVPRAQKSQAKGEVVELQASPAVKIIERRPKERGGVNIETAELIVSVGRGFRSKEDLKLAFELAEALGAQIGCSRPIAADLKWLGEDHWVGLSGHKVAPRLYVAIGISGAPQHLAGITDAKVVVAINNDKSAPIFKNCDYGVVADLYQFVPVLTKRVKERLHR is encoded by the coding sequence ATGCCGACCTCAATGGTGGTTGGGAGCTCCGAGGACGATATTGCTGAGGCCCTCACCGTTGCCAGGCAGCTAGGCGACGCTGTGATTGTAGCATATGGAAACGTTAACACAGGCTCCCTGGCAGAGTACGGCCACAAGGTCTACCACGTGAAGGCTGATGACCCAGAGTCCGTGTTCCTTGCGGTGAAGCAGGTTTATGATGAGGTCAAGCCGTCCCTCGTTGTTGCCCCCACCAACAAGAATCTCAAGGACGCCCTCTCAAGGCTCTCGGGCCTCTACGACCTCCCAATGGCAACCGAGGTCTTCAACGTTAAGGTCTCAGGGAGCTCCGCCTCCTACACGCGCGGCTTCCTGAGCGGCAGGGCCCTCGAGGATGACCAGGTTCCGCTGCCCGCGGTGCTACTTATAGCTGCGAGGAAGGTCCCCAGGGCCCAGAAGTCACAGGCCAAGGGGGAGGTAGTTGAGCTACAGGCAAGCCCCGCAGTTAAGATTATCGAGAGGAGGCCAAAGGAGAGGGGAGGGGTAAACATAGAAACGGCGGAGCTTATAGTGAGCGTTGGCCGCGGCTTCAGGAGCAAGGAGGACCTCAAGCTAGCCTTCGAGCTGGCTGAGGCCCTGGGGGCCCAGATAGGGTGCTCAAGGCCCATAGCTGCTGACCTCAAGTGGCTCGGCGAGGACCACTGGGTAGGCCTCAGCGGCCACAAGGTGGCGCCCAGGCTCTACGTTGCTATAGGCATAAGCGGCGCCCCGCAGCACCTTGCGGGCATAACAGACGCCAAGGTAGTGGTGGCCATAAACAACGACAAGAGCGCGCCCATATTCAAGAACTGCGACTACGGCGTCGTCGCTGACCTATACCAGTTCGTCCCAGTCCTCACCAAGAGGGTCAAGGAGAGGCTGCACAGGTAA